A single Pseudanabaenaceae cyanobacterium SKYG29 DNA region contains:
- the bcp gene encoding thioredoxin-dependent thiol peroxidase: MKLQVGDPAPDFSLPDGEGNIVSLADLRGKRVVLYFYPKDDTPGCTKEACGFRDIYGELEARGVVVLGISGDDGKSHQKFSSKYQLPFPLLSDTDYRVATAYDSYGLKKMMGREFMGIMRHTFIIDPAGKISHIFTTVKPETHAQEVLAALDSSGDGN; this comes from the coding sequence ATGAAACTACAAGTAGGAGACCCTGCCCCCGATTTTAGCCTGCCCGACGGGGAGGGAAATATTGTCAGCCTAGCAGATTTGCGGGGCAAGCGAGTAGTGCTCTATTTCTATCCCAAGGATGATACCCCTGGCTGCACCAAGGAAGCCTGTGGCTTTCGTGACATCTATGGCGAACTAGAGGCAAGGGGTGTAGTAGTGCTAGGGATCAGTGGTGATGATGGCAAATCCCATCAAAAATTTAGCAGCAAATACCAACTCCCCTTCCCCCTGCTCAGCGATACTGACTACCGTGTTGCCACTGCCTACGACAGCTATGGTCTCAAAAAAATGATGGGTAGGGAGTTCATGGGTATCATGCGCCATACCTTCATCATTGACCCCGCAGGCAAAATTAGCCACATTTTCACCACGGTCAAGCCCGAAACCCACGCCCAGGAAGTCCTTGCTGCCCTCGACAGCTCAGGAGA
- the tsaE gene encoding tRNA (adenosine(37)-N6)-threonylcarbamoyltransferase complex ATPase subunit type 1 TsaE: protein MLGCEYRCVVSLAELPRLTAALVDSIVPPIVFLLQGNLGAGKTTFVQALGRSLGIKEQITSPTFTLIDEYYSGKFPLYHIDLYRLEPIAIPELHLELYWQDSSEFPAGVVAIEWSEKLPHLPPQFIAIAFSPTETEDTRLLTWSAQGEQAISLLAHFWQSLHP, encoded by the coding sequence ATGCTGGGGTGTGAATATCGCTGTGTTGTTAGTTTAGCAGAACTGCCACGCCTAACAGCGGCATTGGTGGACTCCATAGTGCCCCCGATCGTGTTTTTACTCCAGGGCAATTTGGGGGCAGGGAAGACTACCTTTGTCCAGGCCTTGGGGAGGAGTTTAGGCATAAAAGAGCAAATTACTAGCCCCACCTTCACCTTAATTGATGAGTATTACAGTGGCAAATTTCCCCTTTACCACATCGACCTTTATCGCCTGGAACCAATTGCCATTCCCGAACTCCATTTAGAGTTGTACTGGCAGGACAGCTCAGAATTTCCCGCCGGCGTAGTGGCGATCGAGTGGAGCGAAAAACTCCCCCACCTACCCCCCCAATTCATTGCGATCGCATTTAGTCCCACCGAAACAGAGGATACCCGATTACTGACTTGGTCTGCCCAAGGGGAACAGGCTATCTCCCTCTTAGCCCACTTTTGGCAAAGTTTACACCCCTGA